In Ailuropoda melanoleuca isolate Jingjing chromosome 4, ASM200744v2, whole genome shotgun sequence, the following proteins share a genomic window:
- the UBA7 gene encoding ubiquitin-like modifier-activating enzyme 7 isoform X2, producing MDVLETTKWLDEELYSRQLYVLDLPAMQRIQGAKVLLSGLQGLGAEVAKNLVLMGVGSLTLHDPQPACWSDLAAQFFLSEKDLARSRAEASQELVAKLNRAVQVCVHTGDITKELLLDFQVVVLTASKLEEQLKVGAVCRELGICFLVADTRGLVGQLFCDFGEDFTVWDPTEAEPVTAAIQHISQGSPGILSLRKEADGRHFRDGDLVTFSGIEGMVELNGCDPRAIRVQGDGTLEIGDTATFSRYLRGGAVTEVKRPVAVSHKPLDVALLQPRVVAPSPQAVLRAYCLHQAFRALHQFQHLHGRPPQRWDPDDAEMVVDLARSLKPLKGAEGEPLEEQLDEALVRTVALSSAGVLSPMAAMLGAVTAQEALKAISGKFMPLDQWLYFDALDCLPEDGKLLPTPEDCAQKCCRYDGQIAVFGIGFQRKLSQQHYLLVGAGAIGCELLKGFALVGLGAAASGGVTVADMDHIERSNLSRQFLFRTQDIGRPKAEVAAEATHRLNSDLKVTPFTYPLDPTTEHIYDDDFFSHVDGVAAALDSFQARHYVAARCTHYLKPLLEAGTQGTSGHASVFVPHVTEAYRAPASGLAPEDAAYPVCTLRHFPSTVEHTLQWARDEFDGLFRLSAETINRHQEVLTSLAEADGPQVLTLLQEVLGVLRERPRTWQDCVAWALGHWQRRFHYDITQLLSRFPPDKVLEDGTLFWSGPKQCPQPLEFDASQDVHLLYVLTAANLYAQMHGLPGSRDQTALRELLKLLLLPRPQPLAPVFPNDLELAGASAEFGPEQLKKLHQVLEVWSGSPPLEPLKFEKDNDSNFHVDFVAAAASLRAQNYGIPPANRNQSKRIVGQIIPAIATTTAAVAGLVGLELYKVVGGPRPLGAFRHSYLHLAENRFNRWVPRAPANQKLDHLTWTWTCWDRLKVPAGQPEMTLELLLAHLQEQFGLRVKMLLRGKARLYSARWSPEKQAQHLALSPLSGDSRLPASCPPCRCS from the exons ATGGATGTCCTGGAGACCACCAAGTGGCTGGATGAGGAGCTGTACTCACGGCAGCT GTATGTGCTGGACCTGCCGGCCATGCAGAGGATTCAGGGAGCCAAGGTCCTGCTATCAGGCCTTCAGGGTCTAGGGGCTGAGGTGGCCAAGAACTTGGTCCTGATGGGTGTGGGCAGCCTCACGCTGCATGATCCCCAGCCCGCCTGTTGGTCTGACCTGGCTGCCCAG TTTTTCCTCTCAGAGAAGGACTTGGCTAGGAGCAGGGCTGAGGCATCTCAAGAACTTGTGGCTAAGCTCAACAGAGCCGtccaggtgtgtgtgcacacaggtgaCATCACCAAGGAGCTGCTGCTGGACTTCCAG GTGGTGGTGCTGACTGCCTCGAAGCTGGAGGAGCAGCTGAAGGTGGGCGCTGTATGCCGCGAGCTCGGAATCTGCTTTCTGGTGGCTGATACCCGGGGCCTTGTGGG GCAGCTGTTCTGTGACTTCGGAGAGGACTTCACCGTGTGGGACCCCACGGAGGCAGAACCTGTGACAGCGGCCATCCAGCACATTTCCCAG GGCTCCCCTGGAATTCTCTCTCTGAGAAAAGAGGCCGATGGCCGCCACTTCCGCGATGGGGATTTGGTGACTTTCTCAGGCATTGAGGGCATGGTTGAGCTCAATGGCTGTGATCCCCGGGCTATCCGCGTTCAGG GGGACGGAACCTTGGAGATTGGGGACACAGCAACTTTCTCCCGTTACTTGCGTGGTGGGGCTGTCACTGAGGTCAAGAGACCTGTGGCTGTGAGTCAT AAGCCCCTGGATGTAGCCCTGCTCCAGCCCCGTGTGGTGGCCCCGAGCCCCCAGGCAGTACTCCGCGCCTACTGCCTGCACCAGGCCTTCCGTGCGCTGCACCAGTTCCAGCACCTCCACGGCCGCCCGCCCCAGCGTTGGGATCCT GATGATGCAGAGATGGTGGTGGACCTGGCCCGGTCCCTGAAACCACtgaagggggcagaaggagagcccCTGGAAGAGCAGCTGGATGAGGCCCTAGTGCGGACAGTCGCCCTGAGCAGTGCTGGTGTTTTGAGCCCCATGGCAGCCATGCTGGGTGCAGTGACTGCCCAGGAAGCGCTGAAG GCAATCTCTGGGAAGTTCATGCCCCTGGACCAATGGCTTTACTTTGATGCCCTCGATTGCCTTCCAGAAGATGGGAAGCTCCTTCCCACACCAGAGGACTGTGCCCAG AAATGTTGCCGCTATGATGGGCAAATCGCAGTGTTTGGGATTGGTTTCCAGAGGAAGCTGAGCCAGCAGCACTACCTCCTG GTGGGTGCTGGTGCTATCGGCTGTGAGCTGCTCAAAGGCTTTGCCCTAGTGGGCCTGGGGGCCGCGGCCAGCGGGGGCGTGACTGTTGCTGACATGGACCACATAGAGCGCTCCAATCTCAGCCGTCAGTTCCTCTTCAGGACGCAGGACATCGGT AGGCCCAAGGCGGAGGTGGCTGCAGAGGCCACTCACCGCCTGAACTCAGACTTGAAGGTGACCCCATTCACCTACCCACTGGATCCCACGACAGAGCACATCTACGATGACGATTTCTTCTCCCATGTGGATGGTGTGGCTGCTGCCCTGGACAGTTTCCAGGCCC GCCACTATGTGGCTGCTCGCTGCACCCACTATCTGAAGCCACTGCTGGAGGCAGGGACACAGGGCACCTCGGGCCATGCTTCAGTGTTCGTGCCACATGTGACCGAGGCCTACAGAGCCCCTGCCTCGGGTTTAGCTCCTGAGGATGCTGCCTACCCTGTCTGCACCCTGCGGCACTTCCCCAGCACAGTCGAGCACACCTTGCAG TGGGCCCGGGATGAGTTTGACGGGCTCTTCCGTCTGTCTGCTGAGACCATCAACCGCCACCAGGA gGTGCTCACTTCTCTGGCAGAAGCAGATGGGCCGCAGGTGCTGACCCTGCTGCAGGAGGTGCTGGGCGTGCTGAGAGAGCGTCCACGGACCTGGCAAGACTGTGTGGCGTGGGCCCTTGGCCACTGGCAGCGACGTTTCCATTATGACATCACACAGCTGCTGAGCCGTTTCCCACCTGATAAA GTGCTGGAGGATGGAACTCTTTTCTGGTCGGGTCCCAAACAGTGTCCCCAGCCCTTGGAGTTTGATGCCAGCCAA GACGTGCACCTCCTCTATGTGCTGACGGCTGCTAACCTGTATGCCCAGATGCATGGGCTGCCTGGCTCACGAGACCAGACGGCACTCAGGGAACTACTGAAGTTGCTGCTGTTGCCTAGGCCCCAGCCCTTGGCCCCCGTCTTTCCTAATGACCTGGAGCTAGCTGGGGCTTCTGCTGAGTTTG gcCCTGAGCAACTGAAGAAACTGCACCAAGTGCTGGAGGTCTGGAGCGGGAGCCCTCCTCTGGAGCCCCTGAAGTTTGAGAAG GACAATGATAGCAACTTCCATGTGGATTTTGTGGCAGCGGCAGCAAGCCTGCGTGCTCAGAACTATGGGATCCCCCCTGCCAACCGCAACCAG AGCAAGCGAATTGTGGGCCAGATTATCCCAGCCATTGCTACCACCACAGCAGCTGTGGCGGGCCTGGTGGGCCTGGAGCTGTACAAAGTGGTGGGCGGGCCACGGCCCCTCGGTGCCTTTCGCCACAGCTACCTGCATCTGGCTGAAAACCGCTTCAACCGCTGGGTGCCTCGCGCCCCAGCCAACCAGAAG TTAGATCACCTGACATGGACCTGGACCTGTTGGGACCGCCTGAAGGTGCCTGCTGGGCAGCCAGAGATGACCCTGGAGTTACTGCTGGCCCATCTCCAG GAACAATTTGGGCTGAGGGTGAAGATGCTGCTGCGTGGAAAGGCCCGGCTCTACTCAGCACGATGGTCGCCTGAAAAGCAGGCCCAGCACCTGGCCCTCAG CCCGCTCTCAGGGGACTCACggcttcctgcctcctgcccgcCCTGCCGCTGCTCCTAA
- the UBA7 gene encoding ubiquitin-like modifier-activating enzyme 7 isoform X1, which translates to MDVLETTKWLDEELYSRQLYVLDLPAMQRIQGAKVLLSGLQGLGAEVAKNLVLMGVGSLTLHDPQPACWSDLAAQFFLSEKDLARSRAEASQELVAKLNRAVQVCVHTGDITKELLLDFQVVVLTASKLEEQLKVGAVCRELGICFLVADTRGLVGQLFCDFGEDFTVWDPTEAEPVTAAIQHISQGSPGILSLRKEADGRHFRDGDLVTFSGIEGMVELNGCDPRAIRVQGDGTLEIGDTATFSRYLRGGAVTEVKRPVAVSHKPLDVALLQPRVVAPSPQAVLRAYCLHQAFRALHQFQHLHGRPPQRWDPDDAEMVVDLARSLKPLKGAEGEPLEEQLDEALVRTVALSSAGVLSPMAAMLGAVTAQEALKAISGKFMPLDQWLYFDALDCLPEDGKLLPTPEDCAQKCCRYDGQIAVFGIGFQRKLSQQHYLLVGAGAIGCELLKGFALVGLGAAASGGVTVADMDHIERSNLSRQFLFRTQDIGRPKAEVAAEATHRLNSDLKVTPFTYPLDPTTEHIYDDDFFSHVDGVAAALDSFQARHYVAARCTHYLKPLLEAGTQGTSGHASVFVPHVTEAYRAPASGLAPEDAAYPVCTLRHFPSTVEHTLQWARDEFDGLFRLSAETINRHQEVLTSLAEADGPQVLTLLQEVLGVLRERPRTWQDCVAWALGHWQRRFHYDITQLLSRFPPDKVLEDGTLFWSGPKQCPQPLEFDASQDVHLLYVLTAANLYAQMHGLPGSRDQTALRELLKLLLLPRPQPLAPVFPNDLELAGASAEFGPEQLKKLHQVLEVWSGSPPLEPLKFEKDNDSNFHVDFVAAAASLRAQNYGIPPANRNQSKRIVGQIIPAIATTTAAVAGLVGLELYKVVGGPRPLGAFRHSYLHLAENRFNRWVPRAPANQKLDHLTWTWTCWDRLKVPAGQPEMTLELLLAHLQEQFGLRVKMLLRGKARLYSARWSPEKQAQHLALRVTKLVQQVTGRKPKPGQRVLVLELSCEGEEDDTTFPPLHYELCDKTAALSPGSTEPCNPSPQ; encoded by the exons ATGGATGTCCTGGAGACCACCAAGTGGCTGGATGAGGAGCTGTACTCACGGCAGCT GTATGTGCTGGACCTGCCGGCCATGCAGAGGATTCAGGGAGCCAAGGTCCTGCTATCAGGCCTTCAGGGTCTAGGGGCTGAGGTGGCCAAGAACTTGGTCCTGATGGGTGTGGGCAGCCTCACGCTGCATGATCCCCAGCCCGCCTGTTGGTCTGACCTGGCTGCCCAG TTTTTCCTCTCAGAGAAGGACTTGGCTAGGAGCAGGGCTGAGGCATCTCAAGAACTTGTGGCTAAGCTCAACAGAGCCGtccaggtgtgtgtgcacacaggtgaCATCACCAAGGAGCTGCTGCTGGACTTCCAG GTGGTGGTGCTGACTGCCTCGAAGCTGGAGGAGCAGCTGAAGGTGGGCGCTGTATGCCGCGAGCTCGGAATCTGCTTTCTGGTGGCTGATACCCGGGGCCTTGTGGG GCAGCTGTTCTGTGACTTCGGAGAGGACTTCACCGTGTGGGACCCCACGGAGGCAGAACCTGTGACAGCGGCCATCCAGCACATTTCCCAG GGCTCCCCTGGAATTCTCTCTCTGAGAAAAGAGGCCGATGGCCGCCACTTCCGCGATGGGGATTTGGTGACTTTCTCAGGCATTGAGGGCATGGTTGAGCTCAATGGCTGTGATCCCCGGGCTATCCGCGTTCAGG GGGACGGAACCTTGGAGATTGGGGACACAGCAACTTTCTCCCGTTACTTGCGTGGTGGGGCTGTCACTGAGGTCAAGAGACCTGTGGCTGTGAGTCAT AAGCCCCTGGATGTAGCCCTGCTCCAGCCCCGTGTGGTGGCCCCGAGCCCCCAGGCAGTACTCCGCGCCTACTGCCTGCACCAGGCCTTCCGTGCGCTGCACCAGTTCCAGCACCTCCACGGCCGCCCGCCCCAGCGTTGGGATCCT GATGATGCAGAGATGGTGGTGGACCTGGCCCGGTCCCTGAAACCACtgaagggggcagaaggagagcccCTGGAAGAGCAGCTGGATGAGGCCCTAGTGCGGACAGTCGCCCTGAGCAGTGCTGGTGTTTTGAGCCCCATGGCAGCCATGCTGGGTGCAGTGACTGCCCAGGAAGCGCTGAAG GCAATCTCTGGGAAGTTCATGCCCCTGGACCAATGGCTTTACTTTGATGCCCTCGATTGCCTTCCAGAAGATGGGAAGCTCCTTCCCACACCAGAGGACTGTGCCCAG AAATGTTGCCGCTATGATGGGCAAATCGCAGTGTTTGGGATTGGTTTCCAGAGGAAGCTGAGCCAGCAGCACTACCTCCTG GTGGGTGCTGGTGCTATCGGCTGTGAGCTGCTCAAAGGCTTTGCCCTAGTGGGCCTGGGGGCCGCGGCCAGCGGGGGCGTGACTGTTGCTGACATGGACCACATAGAGCGCTCCAATCTCAGCCGTCAGTTCCTCTTCAGGACGCAGGACATCGGT AGGCCCAAGGCGGAGGTGGCTGCAGAGGCCACTCACCGCCTGAACTCAGACTTGAAGGTGACCCCATTCACCTACCCACTGGATCCCACGACAGAGCACATCTACGATGACGATTTCTTCTCCCATGTGGATGGTGTGGCTGCTGCCCTGGACAGTTTCCAGGCCC GCCACTATGTGGCTGCTCGCTGCACCCACTATCTGAAGCCACTGCTGGAGGCAGGGACACAGGGCACCTCGGGCCATGCTTCAGTGTTCGTGCCACATGTGACCGAGGCCTACAGAGCCCCTGCCTCGGGTTTAGCTCCTGAGGATGCTGCCTACCCTGTCTGCACCCTGCGGCACTTCCCCAGCACAGTCGAGCACACCTTGCAG TGGGCCCGGGATGAGTTTGACGGGCTCTTCCGTCTGTCTGCTGAGACCATCAACCGCCACCAGGA gGTGCTCACTTCTCTGGCAGAAGCAGATGGGCCGCAGGTGCTGACCCTGCTGCAGGAGGTGCTGGGCGTGCTGAGAGAGCGTCCACGGACCTGGCAAGACTGTGTGGCGTGGGCCCTTGGCCACTGGCAGCGACGTTTCCATTATGACATCACACAGCTGCTGAGCCGTTTCCCACCTGATAAA GTGCTGGAGGATGGAACTCTTTTCTGGTCGGGTCCCAAACAGTGTCCCCAGCCCTTGGAGTTTGATGCCAGCCAA GACGTGCACCTCCTCTATGTGCTGACGGCTGCTAACCTGTATGCCCAGATGCATGGGCTGCCTGGCTCACGAGACCAGACGGCACTCAGGGAACTACTGAAGTTGCTGCTGTTGCCTAGGCCCCAGCCCTTGGCCCCCGTCTTTCCTAATGACCTGGAGCTAGCTGGGGCTTCTGCTGAGTTTG gcCCTGAGCAACTGAAGAAACTGCACCAAGTGCTGGAGGTCTGGAGCGGGAGCCCTCCTCTGGAGCCCCTGAAGTTTGAGAAG GACAATGATAGCAACTTCCATGTGGATTTTGTGGCAGCGGCAGCAAGCCTGCGTGCTCAGAACTATGGGATCCCCCCTGCCAACCGCAACCAG AGCAAGCGAATTGTGGGCCAGATTATCCCAGCCATTGCTACCACCACAGCAGCTGTGGCGGGCCTGGTGGGCCTGGAGCTGTACAAAGTGGTGGGCGGGCCACGGCCCCTCGGTGCCTTTCGCCACAGCTACCTGCATCTGGCTGAAAACCGCTTCAACCGCTGGGTGCCTCGCGCCCCAGCCAACCAGAAG TTAGATCACCTGACATGGACCTGGACCTGTTGGGACCGCCTGAAGGTGCCTGCTGGGCAGCCAGAGATGACCCTGGAGTTACTGCTGGCCCATCTCCAG GAACAATTTGGGCTGAGGGTGAAGATGCTGCTGCGTGGAAAGGCCCGGCTCTACTCAGCACGATGGTCGCCTGAAAAGCAGGCCCAGCACCTGGCCCTCAG GGTGACGAAACTGGTGCAGCAGGTGACAGGCCGGAAGCCTAAGCCAGGGCAGCGGGTGCTGGTGCTGGAGCTCAGCTGTGAGGGTGAGGAGGACGACACCACCTTCCCACCCCTGCACTACGAGCTGTGTGACAAGACAGCAGCCCTGTCACCTGGCTCCACGGAGCCCTGCAACCCGAGtccacagtag
- the UBA7 gene encoding ubiquitin-like modifier-activating enzyme 7 isoform X3, with amino-acid sequence MDVLETTKWLDEELYSRQLYVLDLPAMQRIQGAKVLLSGLQGLGAEVAKNLVLMGVGSLTLHDPQPACWSDLAAQFFLSEKDLARSRAEASQELVAKLNRAVQVCVHTGDITKELLLDFQVVVLTASKLEEQLKVGAVCRELGICFLVADTRGLVGQLFCDFGEDFTVWDPTEAEPVTAAIQHISQGSPGILSLRKEADGRHFRDGDLVTFSGIEGMVELNGCDPRAIRVQGDGTLEIGDTATFSRYLRGGAVTEVKRPVAVSHKPLDVALLQPRVVAPSPQAVLRAYCLHQAFRALHQFQHLHGRPPQRWDPAISGKFMPLDQWLYFDALDCLPEDGKLLPTPEDCAQKCCRYDGQIAVFGIGFQRKLSQQHYLLVGAGAIGCELLKGFALVGLGAAASGGVTVADMDHIERSNLSRQFLFRTQDIGRPKAEVAAEATHRLNSDLKVTPFTYPLDPTTEHIYDDDFFSHVDGVAAALDSFQARHYVAARCTHYLKPLLEAGTQGTSGHASVFVPHVTEAYRAPASGLAPEDAAYPVCTLRHFPSTVEHTLQWARDEFDGLFRLSAETINRHQEVLTSLAEADGPQVLTLLQEVLGVLRERPRTWQDCVAWALGHWQRRFHYDITQLLSRFPPDKVLEDGTLFWSGPKQCPQPLEFDASQDVHLLYVLTAANLYAQMHGLPGSRDQTALRELLKLLLLPRPQPLAPVFPNDLELAGASAEFGPEQLKKLHQVLEVWSGSPPLEPLKFEKDNDSNFHVDFVAAAASLRAQNYGIPPANRNQSKRIVGQIIPAIATTTAAVAGLVGLELYKVVGGPRPLGAFRHSYLHLAENRFNRWVPRAPANQKLDHLTWTWTCWDRLKVPAGQPEMTLELLLAHLQEQFGLRVKMLLRGKARLYSARWSPEKQAQHLALRVTKLVQQVTGRKPKPGQRVLVLELSCEGEEDDTTFPPLHYELCDKTAALSPGSTEPCNPSPQ; translated from the exons ATGGATGTCCTGGAGACCACCAAGTGGCTGGATGAGGAGCTGTACTCACGGCAGCT GTATGTGCTGGACCTGCCGGCCATGCAGAGGATTCAGGGAGCCAAGGTCCTGCTATCAGGCCTTCAGGGTCTAGGGGCTGAGGTGGCCAAGAACTTGGTCCTGATGGGTGTGGGCAGCCTCACGCTGCATGATCCCCAGCCCGCCTGTTGGTCTGACCTGGCTGCCCAG TTTTTCCTCTCAGAGAAGGACTTGGCTAGGAGCAGGGCTGAGGCATCTCAAGAACTTGTGGCTAAGCTCAACAGAGCCGtccaggtgtgtgtgcacacaggtgaCATCACCAAGGAGCTGCTGCTGGACTTCCAG GTGGTGGTGCTGACTGCCTCGAAGCTGGAGGAGCAGCTGAAGGTGGGCGCTGTATGCCGCGAGCTCGGAATCTGCTTTCTGGTGGCTGATACCCGGGGCCTTGTGGG GCAGCTGTTCTGTGACTTCGGAGAGGACTTCACCGTGTGGGACCCCACGGAGGCAGAACCTGTGACAGCGGCCATCCAGCACATTTCCCAG GGCTCCCCTGGAATTCTCTCTCTGAGAAAAGAGGCCGATGGCCGCCACTTCCGCGATGGGGATTTGGTGACTTTCTCAGGCATTGAGGGCATGGTTGAGCTCAATGGCTGTGATCCCCGGGCTATCCGCGTTCAGG GGGACGGAACCTTGGAGATTGGGGACACAGCAACTTTCTCCCGTTACTTGCGTGGTGGGGCTGTCACTGAGGTCAAGAGACCTGTGGCTGTGAGTCAT AAGCCCCTGGATGTAGCCCTGCTCCAGCCCCGTGTGGTGGCCCCGAGCCCCCAGGCAGTACTCCGCGCCTACTGCCTGCACCAGGCCTTCCGTGCGCTGCACCAGTTCCAGCACCTCCACGGCCGCCCGCCCCAGCGTTGGGATCCT GCAATCTCTGGGAAGTTCATGCCCCTGGACCAATGGCTTTACTTTGATGCCCTCGATTGCCTTCCAGAAGATGGGAAGCTCCTTCCCACACCAGAGGACTGTGCCCAG AAATGTTGCCGCTATGATGGGCAAATCGCAGTGTTTGGGATTGGTTTCCAGAGGAAGCTGAGCCAGCAGCACTACCTCCTG GTGGGTGCTGGTGCTATCGGCTGTGAGCTGCTCAAAGGCTTTGCCCTAGTGGGCCTGGGGGCCGCGGCCAGCGGGGGCGTGACTGTTGCTGACATGGACCACATAGAGCGCTCCAATCTCAGCCGTCAGTTCCTCTTCAGGACGCAGGACATCGGT AGGCCCAAGGCGGAGGTGGCTGCAGAGGCCACTCACCGCCTGAACTCAGACTTGAAGGTGACCCCATTCACCTACCCACTGGATCCCACGACAGAGCACATCTACGATGACGATTTCTTCTCCCATGTGGATGGTGTGGCTGCTGCCCTGGACAGTTTCCAGGCCC GCCACTATGTGGCTGCTCGCTGCACCCACTATCTGAAGCCACTGCTGGAGGCAGGGACACAGGGCACCTCGGGCCATGCTTCAGTGTTCGTGCCACATGTGACCGAGGCCTACAGAGCCCCTGCCTCGGGTTTAGCTCCTGAGGATGCTGCCTACCCTGTCTGCACCCTGCGGCACTTCCCCAGCACAGTCGAGCACACCTTGCAG TGGGCCCGGGATGAGTTTGACGGGCTCTTCCGTCTGTCTGCTGAGACCATCAACCGCCACCAGGA gGTGCTCACTTCTCTGGCAGAAGCAGATGGGCCGCAGGTGCTGACCCTGCTGCAGGAGGTGCTGGGCGTGCTGAGAGAGCGTCCACGGACCTGGCAAGACTGTGTGGCGTGGGCCCTTGGCCACTGGCAGCGACGTTTCCATTATGACATCACACAGCTGCTGAGCCGTTTCCCACCTGATAAA GTGCTGGAGGATGGAACTCTTTTCTGGTCGGGTCCCAAACAGTGTCCCCAGCCCTTGGAGTTTGATGCCAGCCAA GACGTGCACCTCCTCTATGTGCTGACGGCTGCTAACCTGTATGCCCAGATGCATGGGCTGCCTGGCTCACGAGACCAGACGGCACTCAGGGAACTACTGAAGTTGCTGCTGTTGCCTAGGCCCCAGCCCTTGGCCCCCGTCTTTCCTAATGACCTGGAGCTAGCTGGGGCTTCTGCTGAGTTTG gcCCTGAGCAACTGAAGAAACTGCACCAAGTGCTGGAGGTCTGGAGCGGGAGCCCTCCTCTGGAGCCCCTGAAGTTTGAGAAG GACAATGATAGCAACTTCCATGTGGATTTTGTGGCAGCGGCAGCAAGCCTGCGTGCTCAGAACTATGGGATCCCCCCTGCCAACCGCAACCAG AGCAAGCGAATTGTGGGCCAGATTATCCCAGCCATTGCTACCACCACAGCAGCTGTGGCGGGCCTGGTGGGCCTGGAGCTGTACAAAGTGGTGGGCGGGCCACGGCCCCTCGGTGCCTTTCGCCACAGCTACCTGCATCTGGCTGAAAACCGCTTCAACCGCTGGGTGCCTCGCGCCCCAGCCAACCAGAAG TTAGATCACCTGACATGGACCTGGACCTGTTGGGACCGCCTGAAGGTGCCTGCTGGGCAGCCAGAGATGACCCTGGAGTTACTGCTGGCCCATCTCCAG GAACAATTTGGGCTGAGGGTGAAGATGCTGCTGCGTGGAAAGGCCCGGCTCTACTCAGCACGATGGTCGCCTGAAAAGCAGGCCCAGCACCTGGCCCTCAG GGTGACGAAACTGGTGCAGCAGGTGACAGGCCGGAAGCCTAAGCCAGGGCAGCGGGTGCTGGTGCTGGAGCTCAGCTGTGAGGGTGAGGAGGACGACACCACCTTCCCACCCCTGCACTACGAGCTGTGTGACAAGACAGCAGCCCTGTCACCTGGCTCCACGGAGCCCTGCAACCCGAGtccacagtag